One genomic segment of Agromyces intestinalis includes these proteins:
- a CDS encoding sugar ABC transporter ATP-binding protein, translated as MTGSHPIVEMQRISISFPGVKALDSVDFRLFQGEVHTLMGENGAGKSTLIKALTGVYKIDEGEILVAGGARRFTGTSDAQNAGISTVYQEVNLCSNLTIGENVMLGHEVRGLFGIKWRATHRQASLVLEKLGLGYLDPRQPLGSLSLALQQLVAIGRSMVTNPKVLILDEPTSSLDANEVEQLFKIIRRLRDQGVAILFVSHFLDQVYAISDRLTVLRNGGFVGEYLPRELDRAQLIAKMIGKDIAALRALDSQSARREHLHDEAPIYRARGIGRKGAIDETDLELHRGEIVGFAGLLGSGRTELARLVYGADRPDGGDVEIRGRKTDIHTPAAGMSSRIAFSSENRRDEGIIRDLSVRENLILGVQAKRGWARPLSRREKDAIVSKYLAEMNVRPADPSRAIRNLSGGNQQKVLLGRWLATKPEILILDEPTRGIDVGAKAEIQERVIGLADEGVSVVFISSELEEVVRLSDRIVVLKDHRKIAEIVNGPDITAESIVTAIAEENDGAAVAALVKDANAKEAAR; from the coding sequence ATGACAGGATCGCATCCGATCGTCGAGATGCAGCGCATCTCGATTTCCTTCCCCGGGGTGAAGGCCCTCGACAGCGTGGATTTCCGCCTCTTCCAAGGTGAAGTCCACACCCTCATGGGGGAGAACGGCGCAGGGAAATCCACCCTCATCAAGGCGCTCACGGGCGTCTACAAGATCGACGAAGGCGAGATCCTCGTCGCCGGCGGTGCTCGCCGATTCACTGGAACGTCCGACGCGCAGAACGCCGGCATCTCGACCGTGTACCAAGAGGTGAACCTCTGCTCGAACCTCACCATCGGCGAGAACGTCATGCTCGGGCACGAGGTTCGCGGGCTGTTCGGCATCAAGTGGCGTGCGACGCACCGCCAGGCATCCCTCGTGCTCGAAAAGCTCGGTCTGGGCTACCTCGATCCGCGGCAGCCGCTCGGCTCGCTGTCGCTCGCCCTGCAGCAGCTGGTCGCGATCGGCCGGTCGATGGTCACCAACCCGAAGGTACTCATTCTCGACGAGCCGACGTCGAGCCTCGATGCGAACGAGGTCGAGCAGCTCTTCAAGATCATCCGACGCTTGCGCGACCAAGGTGTCGCCATCCTGTTCGTCTCGCACTTCCTCGATCAGGTGTACGCGATCAGCGACCGGCTGACCGTGCTGCGCAATGGCGGGTTCGTCGGCGAATACCTGCCGCGCGAGCTCGACCGTGCCCAGCTGATCGCGAAGATGATCGGCAAAGACATCGCAGCGCTTCGCGCCCTCGACTCGCAGAGCGCTCGACGCGAGCACCTGCACGACGAGGCGCCGATCTACCGTGCGCGGGGCATCGGCCGCAAGGGTGCGATCGACGAGACCGACCTCGAGTTGCACCGTGGCGAGATCGTGGGATTCGCCGGGCTGCTCGGCTCGGGTCGCACCGAGCTCGCGCGACTCGTCTACGGCGCGGATCGCCCCGATGGCGGCGACGTCGAGATCCGCGGCCGCAAGACCGATATCCACACCCCGGCCGCCGGGATGTCGTCGCGGATCGCCTTCTCGAGTGAGAACCGCCGCGACGAGGGGATCATCCGCGATCTGAGCGTTCGCGAGAATCTCATCCTCGGGGTACAGGCCAAGCGCGGCTGGGCGCGACCGCTCTCGCGCCGCGAGAAGGATGCGATCGTCTCGAAGTACCTCGCCGAGATGAACGTGCGCCCTGCCGACCCCAGCCGAGCCATCAGAAATCTCTCGGGTGGGAATCAGCAGAAGGTGCTGCTCGGTCGCTGGCTCGCCACCAAGCCCGAGATCCTCATCCTCGACGAGCCGACGCGAGGGATCGACGTCGGCGCGAAAGCCGAGATCCAAGAGCGGGTCATCGGGCTTGCCGATGAGGGCGTCTCCGTCGTCTTCATCTCCTCCGAGTTGGAGGAGGTCGTCCGATTGAGCGATCGTATCGTCGTCCTCAAGGACCATCGTAAGATCGCCGAGATCGTCAATGGTCCCGACATCACCGCAGAGTCAATCGTCACGGCCATCGCAGAGGAGAACGACGGCGCCGCCGTCGCTGCCCTCGTGAAGGACGCCAACGCCAAGGAGGCCGCTCGATGA
- a CDS encoding ABC transporter permease, which translates to MSDTPTRSSRFFTELVRTPYFWGGVAILLLLLVNVLKDPGYLAVTVNPTSGNLVGNLIDILRASAPILMIAVGMCLVVATGGIDLSVGSVMVVAGAVSMEFLAAADAPDSVGAAFAAFGLAIAVSAVLGVVNGVLVSVVGLQPFISTLVIMLAGRGLAKVITGGQNTAAHNDAFRWIANGYVLGLPVVFLLAILVVIAVGLLVRRSALGLMLEAVGMDPKAARLAGVNRRGLLMTVYIVSAVLAGIAGVFATASVMTVDVSRTGYQLELDAILAVVIGGTSLAGGKFSITGAVVGALLIATLDKTIVFLGISSSATPAFKAVVIVILCLLQSERVQQMFRQRRLPRTPKKEVVPA; encoded by the coding sequence ATGAGCGACACCCCGACCCGATCGTCCCGCTTCTTCACCGAGCTGGTGCGAACGCCGTATTTCTGGGGGGGCGTGGCGATCCTCTTGCTGCTCCTCGTGAACGTCCTGAAAGATCCCGGCTACCTGGCCGTCACCGTCAACCCGACGAGCGGCAACCTCGTCGGCAACCTGATCGACATCCTCCGCGCGTCGGCGCCGATCCTCATGATCGCGGTCGGCATGTGCCTGGTCGTGGCAACAGGCGGGATCGATCTCTCCGTCGGATCGGTGATGGTCGTCGCCGGCGCCGTCTCGATGGAGTTCCTCGCAGCCGCGGACGCGCCCGACTCGGTGGGTGCCGCCTTCGCGGCCTTCGGGCTCGCCATCGCGGTGAGCGCCGTGCTGGGCGTCGTCAACGGCGTCCTCGTCTCGGTCGTCGGCCTGCAGCCGTTCATCAGCACGCTCGTCATCATGCTCGCGGGTCGTGGACTCGCGAAGGTCATCACGGGCGGCCAGAACACCGCGGCCCACAACGACGCGTTCCGGTGGATCGCGAACGGCTACGTGCTCGGCCTGCCCGTCGTCTTCCTGCTCGCGATCCTCGTCGTGATCGCCGTCGGCCTGCTCGTACGGCGCAGCGCGCTCGGGCTCATGCTCGAGGCGGTGGGAATGGACCCGAAGGCCGCTCGGCTGGCGGGGGTCAACCGTCGCGGCCTCTTGATGACGGTGTATATCGTCAGCGCCGTTCTCGCAGGCATCGCCGGCGTGTTCGCGACGGCGAGCGTCATGACCGTCGACGTTTCGCGCACCGGATACCAACTCGAACTCGACGCGATTCTCGCTGTCGTCATCGGCGGCACTTCGCTGGCCGGCGGCAAGTTCAGCATCACGGGTGCCGTCGTCGGCGCCCTGCTGATCGCGACCCTCGACAAGACCATCGTGTTCCTCGGAATCTCCTCGTCGGCGACGCCTGCGTTCAAAGCCGTCGTCATCGTCATCCTGTGCCTCCTGCAGTCCGAGCGGGTTCAGCAGATGTTCCGCCAGCGCCGCCTTCCGCGGACTCCGAAGAAGGAGGTCGTCCCCGCATGA
- a CDS encoding sugar ABC transporter ATP-binding protein — MVSGASVRGAPGLFLPFPDLMDSKMTATDVPPVIEMMSITVAFPGVLALDGVDLRLYPGEVHAIMGENGAGKSTLIKALTGATPVESGEIRVDGIPRRLANASESRAVGIEPVYQEEYLVRNLSVLENVMLGHEARGRLGIDWRRTRAQARSMLAELGLEDLDPKLKLAYLTPAVRQLVAIARAMVAHPRVLVLDEPTSSLDAREADRLFAVVRRLRDRGVAIVFVSHFLEQVYAISDRMTVLRNGRRVGEYLTRELDRADLISKMMGKDIVGLRAITSQRKAHSHDPEGPVVYRAVSLGRRGDLEKTDIELHRGEIVGLAGLRGSGRTELASLMSGAQRPDSGSLFLNERPTSIPTPGSGIRQRIAMSSENRRDGGIIGELSMRENLVLALQALRGWARPLTKAERDDLVEWCIDAFRIHTPRPDIPVKYLSGGAQQKVLLARWLATRPKVLILDEPTRGIDIAAKVDIQARIAQLAADGVAVLFISSELEEVVRLSDRIIVLKDREKIGELSNGPGVTADSIVEMIAADHDASE, encoded by the coding sequence ATGGTTTCCGGCGCGAGCGTTCGAGGCGCACCCGGGCTATTCTTGCCTTTCCCCGATCTGATGGACTCGAAGATGACTGCCACAGATGTTCCGCCCGTGATCGAGATGATGTCGATCACCGTCGCTTTTCCGGGCGTGCTCGCCCTGGACGGGGTCGACCTGCGCCTGTATCCCGGCGAGGTCCACGCGATCATGGGCGAGAACGGCGCCGGCAAGTCCACGCTCATCAAGGCGCTGACCGGCGCGACTCCCGTGGAAAGCGGTGAGATACGCGTCGACGGCATCCCGCGGAGACTCGCGAACGCCTCCGAGAGCCGCGCAGTGGGCATCGAGCCCGTCTATCAGGAGGAGTACCTCGTTCGGAACCTGAGCGTGCTGGAGAACGTCATGCTCGGGCATGAGGCTCGCGGGCGGCTCGGAATCGACTGGCGCCGCACTCGCGCACAGGCGCGCAGCATGCTCGCCGAACTCGGTCTCGAGGATCTCGATCCGAAGCTGAAACTCGCCTATCTCACACCGGCGGTCCGCCAACTCGTCGCGATCGCGAGAGCGATGGTCGCGCACCCTCGGGTGCTGGTGCTCGACGAGCCGACCTCGAGTCTCGACGCCCGAGAGGCCGACCGGCTCTTCGCGGTCGTGCGGCGGCTGCGAGACCGGGGCGTCGCCATCGTGTTCGTCTCGCATTTCCTCGAACAGGTCTACGCCATCAGCGACCGGATGACCGTACTGCGCAACGGCAGAAGGGTCGGAGAGTACCTGACGCGCGAACTCGACCGTGCCGACCTCATCTCGAAGATGATGGGCAAGGACATCGTCGGACTCCGGGCCATCACATCGCAGCGCAAGGCGCATTCGCACGACCCCGAGGGGCCGGTGGTCTATCGAGCGGTCTCGCTCGGACGTCGGGGAGATCTCGAGAAGACCGACATCGAGTTGCATCGAGGCGAGATCGTCGGCCTGGCAGGCCTACGTGGTTCCGGGCGAACCGAGCTCGCATCATTGATGAGCGGTGCGCAACGCCCCGACTCCGGGTCGCTCTTTCTCAACGAGCGGCCGACGAGCATCCCGACGCCCGGATCGGGCATCAGACAGCGAATCGCGATGTCGAGCGAGAACCGGCGGGACGGCGGCATCATCGGCGAGCTCAGCATGCGCGAGAACCTGGTGCTCGCATTGCAGGCGCTGCGCGGGTGGGCGCGACCCCTGACGAAAGCCGAGCGCGACGATCTCGTGGAATGGTGCATCGACGCGTTCCGAATCCACACGCCTCGCCCCGACATCCCGGTCAAGTACCTGTCCGGTGGCGCGCAGCAGAAGGTGCTGCTCGCCAGATGGCTCGCCACGCGGCCGAAGGTGCTCATCCTCGACGAACCCACGCGCGGAATCGATATCGCAGCCAAGGTCGACATCCAAGCACGGATCGCGCAACTCGCCGCGGACGGAGTCGCCGTGCTCTTCATCTCCTCGGAACTGGAGGAAGTGGTGCGGCTGAGCGATCGCATCATCGTCCTCAAGGACCGCGAGAAGATCGGTGAACTCAGCAACGGACCCGGAGTCACTGCGGACAGCATCGTCGAGATGATCGCAGCCGACCACGACGCATCCGAATAG
- a CDS encoding substrate-binding and VWA domain-containing protein, translating into MAIALTAVIVITGGLIWIGGSLSPLLASAEAGCPSVDEFTVVADPSVVPVVEQIAADFDAEYDGCIRTVIRSQTAADTVALVAAGGLDADVWLPDSSVWIERAVGLSRSLGRPAPSIESRGSIATSPVVFAAPASSAQAIAAEPVTWERILDGGLTAILPDPTVSAPSLAGLLALKARSSDADARQFSAAMVGLTKSIPASTEAAFSSVPSLSEPTVVITSEVLVAQHNLDDDSELLTVAYPPEGTVAVDYPFIAVAAGTRGHKELIKTFHDSLRTSSRIFRAAGFRAPNGSGYIEIEGLSSAAPMPARGWDGGGQVELLKAWAVFSLRSRMLAVIDVSGSMEEPADNGLRRIDIFQQAAGGALAKFSGEVQLGVWVFSTARNGELDYEDLAPIEPLGNAAHLADVQRIVDSLPQRLGGATGLYDTTLAAVQRVRDSYDAEKINTVLLFTDGRNEDENGIDLPTLVAELERLDDRERPVPVIVVGIGPDTDMAALQQIANATGGAAYTATKPEDLSTVLIDALSQRDCRPDCT; encoded by the coding sequence ATGGCGATCGCCCTCACCGCGGTCATCGTCATCACCGGCGGGCTCATCTGGATCGGCGGCAGCCTGTCGCCGCTGCTCGCGTCAGCAGAAGCGGGCTGCCCCTCGGTCGACGAGTTCACCGTCGTCGCCGACCCATCCGTCGTACCCGTCGTCGAGCAGATCGCGGCCGACTTCGACGCCGAATACGACGGCTGCATCCGTACCGTGATCCGTTCGCAGACGGCGGCCGACACCGTCGCGCTCGTGGCCGCCGGCGGACTCGACGCCGATGTGTGGCTGCCCGACTCGAGCGTCTGGATCGAACGGGCCGTCGGTCTCTCCCGATCGCTCGGGCGCCCGGCCCCGTCGATCGAATCCCGCGGATCGATCGCGACCTCGCCCGTCGTGTTCGCCGCGCCGGCGTCGAGTGCGCAGGCCATCGCCGCAGAACCCGTGACGTGGGAGCGCATACTCGACGGCGGTCTGACAGCGATACTCCCCGATCCGACCGTCTCGGCGCCGAGCCTGGCCGGACTCCTGGCGCTGAAGGCGCGCTCGTCGGATGCGGATGCTCGGCAGTTCTCGGCCGCGATGGTCGGACTGACCAAGTCGATCCCGGCCTCGACCGAAGCGGCGTTCAGTTCGGTGCCGTCATTGTCGGAGCCGACCGTCGTCATCACCAGCGAGGTGCTCGTCGCTCAGCACAACCTCGACGACGATTCGGAATTGCTCACCGTGGCGTACCCACCCGAGGGCACGGTCGCCGTCGATTACCCGTTCATCGCCGTCGCCGCCGGTACACGGGGGCACAAGGAACTCATCAAGACGTTCCACGACTCGCTGCGCACCTCGTCGCGGATCTTCCGTGCCGCGGGCTTCCGTGCTCCGAACGGCAGTGGCTACATCGAGATCGAGGGGTTGTCTTCGGCCGCGCCGATGCCGGCCCGAGGCTGGGACGGCGGGGGCCAGGTCGAACTCCTGAAGGCGTGGGCCGTGTTCTCGCTGCGGTCCCGCATGCTGGCGGTGATCGACGTCTCGGGCTCGATGGAGGAGCCCGCCGACAACGGCCTGCGTCGTATCGATATCTTCCAGCAGGCGGCGGGCGGTGCGCTGGCGAAGTTCTCGGGCGAAGTGCAGCTGGGCGTCTGGGTCTTCTCGACGGCGCGCAACGGCGAGCTCGACTACGAGGATCTGGCCCCGATCGAACCACTGGGCAACGCCGCACACCTCGCCGACGTTCAGCGCATCGTCGACTCGCTCCCGCAGCGACTCGGCGGCGCGACCGGCTTGTATGACACGACCCTCGCCGCAGTGCAGCGCGTTCGCGACTCCTACGACGCCGAGAAGATCAACACCGTCCTGCTCTTCACCGACGGCAGGAACGAGGACGAGAACGGCATCGACTTGCCCACGCTCGTGGCTGAGCTCGAGCGGCTCGACGATCGCGAGCGGCCCGTCCCCGTCATCGTGGTCGGCATCGGCCCTGACACCGACATGGCCGCGCTGCAACAGATCGCGAACGCGACCGGCGGCGCCGCGTACACGGCGACGAAGCCCGAGGACCTGAGCACGGTGCTCATCGACGCGCTCTCGCAACGCGACTGCCGTCCTGACTGCACCTGA
- a CDS encoding RICIN domain-containing protein — MTKPARPPIRWLSRLIALVSAALLGMGLAVVSAAPAQAATAYIYTTFKGDGAADQELWVYTSSDAANFSVLRDTNFRGPSGALRDPSIIKRDGVYYVAYTVQSWTTQSTHFNIARSTNLVDWTHVASVNAGVSGTAYTWAPEFYVEGSTVRVVVSLGTSDHQFTPYVYTAQNSGLTSWSSPTRLGIPTNHIDTYIVKRGSTYHAFVKNETSKWIERWTSTNFTSWTNQGNQWQQYHEGPSIVQLSNGTYRAYIDRYPSGGMWTSTSSDLVSWSGLSQVGCSGCRHGTVILDTDYTAPGGGASGGERVTNRHSGLVLDVQNPNTSNGAKVGQYAWNGGAWQQWKFEDAGSGYVRIRSVHSNKCLDVAGTANGAEVQQYDCHTGTNQQFTLRSTSNGYVQIVDRRSGRCLDVPGWSTANGTIIKIYDCNNGNNQQWLRAAA; from the coding sequence ATGACGAAACCTGCTCGCCCGCCCATCAGGTGGCTCTCCCGCCTGATCGCGCTCGTGAGCGCCGCGCTGCTCGGCATGGGGCTCGCCGTGGTGAGCGCCGCGCCCGCCCAGGCCGCAACGGCGTACATCTACACGACGTTCAAGGGAGACGGCGCCGCCGACCAGGAACTGTGGGTGTACACCTCGAGCGACGCCGCGAACTTCAGCGTGCTGCGCGACACCAACTTCCGGGGCCCGAGCGGCGCGTTGCGCGATCCGAGCATCATCAAACGCGACGGCGTCTACTACGTCGCCTACACCGTGCAGTCGTGGACGACGCAGTCGACCCACTTCAACATCGCCAGGAGCACCAACCTGGTCGACTGGACGCACGTCGCGAGCGTCAACGCCGGAGTGAGCGGAACGGCGTACACGTGGGCGCCCGAGTTCTACGTCGAAGGCAGCACCGTGCGCGTCGTCGTGAGTCTCGGCACGTCCGACCACCAGTTCACTCCCTACGTCTACACCGCGCAGAACAGCGGGCTCACCTCGTGGAGCAGCCCGACCCGGTTGGGCATCCCCACCAATCACATCGACACCTACATCGTGAAGCGGGGCAGCACCTACCACGCCTTCGTCAAGAACGAGACGAGCAAGTGGATCGAGCGCTGGACCTCGACGAACTTCACCAGCTGGACGAACCAGGGCAACCAGTGGCAGCAGTACCACGAAGGCCCGTCGATCGTTCAGTTGTCGAATGGCACCTATCGCGCCTACATCGACCGCTACCCGAGCGGCGGCATGTGGACGTCGACGAGCTCCGACCTGGTGTCGTGGAGCGGGCTCTCGCAGGTCGGGTGCTCGGGCTGCCGCCATGGCACGGTCATCCTCGACACCGACTACACGGCTCCCGGTGGTGGTGCGTCGGGTGGTGAGCGGGTGACGAATCGGCACAGCGGTCTGGTGCTGGACGTGCAGAACCCGAACACCTCGAACGGGGCGAAGGTCGGCCAGTACGCCTGGAACGGCGGAGCCTGGCAGCAGTGGAAGTTCGAAGACGCCGGCAGCGGCTACGTACGGATCCGCTCGGTGCACTCGAACAAGTGCCTGGATGTCGCCGGCACCGCCAACGGCGCCGAGGTCCAGCAGTACGACTGCCACACCGGCACCAACCAGCAATTCACCCTGCGCAGCACCAGCAACGGGTACGTGCAGATCGTCGACCGACGATCCGGACGATGCCTCGACGTACCCGGCTGGTCGACCGCCAACGGCACCATCATCAAGATCTACGACTGCAACAACGGCAACAACCAGCAATGGCTCCGCGCCGCCGCATGA
- a CDS encoding substrate-binding domain-containing protein, producing MTSNASSDQPNIRQVAAIAGVSHMTVSRVLNDYPNIRPATRRRVLEVIEELNYRPNLAARALTTRRTRRIGVMVESAVEFGPTSTLRAVEFAARESGYSVTSVALRDDDAMTPQDAVDHLTGQGVDALCVVAPRSSSVSALRKISIPVPVLVIKADSDPSFLTVSVDQQGGTDLAVDHLATLGHRDILHIAGPLDWLDARTRERAFHARAKGWGIRERPIVIGDWSADFAYEFASSLKRLPEYTAIFAGNDDMALGAIHGLHDKGYRVPEDISIVGFDDLPASRHFLPPLTTVRQDFRALGIKAVDVLRASLEGLEIPQRTKIPADLVIRQSTAAPRQLR from the coding sequence TTGACGTCGAACGCGAGTTCCGATCAGCCGAACATCCGGCAGGTCGCGGCGATCGCTGGTGTCTCGCACATGACCGTGTCGCGGGTGCTGAACGACTACCCGAACATCCGTCCGGCCACTCGCCGGCGCGTGCTCGAGGTGATCGAGGAGCTCAACTACCGCCCGAATCTGGCCGCGCGTGCACTGACGACGCGACGCACGCGACGGATCGGCGTCATGGTCGAGAGCGCTGTCGAGTTCGGCCCGACCAGTACCCTCCGAGCAGTCGAGTTCGCGGCACGCGAGTCGGGGTACTCGGTGACCTCCGTCGCGCTTCGCGATGACGACGCGATGACGCCGCAAGACGCCGTCGATCATCTCACCGGTCAGGGCGTCGACGCCCTCTGCGTCGTGGCGCCGCGATCGTCGTCGGTCTCTGCGCTTCGCAAGATCAGCATCCCCGTCCCGGTGCTGGTGATCAAAGCAGACAGCGATCCGAGCTTTCTCACCGTTTCGGTCGACCAGCAAGGGGGAACCGACCTCGCGGTCGATCACCTGGCAACGCTCGGGCACCGCGACATCCTCCACATCGCGGGCCCGCTCGACTGGCTCGACGCACGAACCCGCGAACGCGCGTTCCATGCACGCGCGAAAGGATGGGGGATCCGTGAGCGGCCGATCGTCATCGGCGATTGGTCGGCGGACTTCGCCTATGAGTTCGCGAGCAGCCTGAAGCGGCTGCCCGAATACACCGCGATCTTCGCGGGAAACGACGACATGGCTCTCGGCGCCATCCACGGCCTCCACGACAAGGGATACCGCGTGCCCGAGGACATCAGCATCGTCGGGTTCGACGACCTTCCCGCAAGCCGTCATTTCCTTCCCCCGCTCACGACGGTCAGGCAGGACTTCCGCGCGCTCGGAATCAAAGCAGTCGATGTCCTCCGAGCGTCGTTGGAGGGGCTCGAGATTCCCCAACGCACCAAGATTCCCGCCGACCTCGTCATCCGGCAGTCGACCGCGGCTCCCCGCCAACTGAGATGA
- a CDS encoding ABC transporter substrate-binding protein, translated as MSAKRRFTKVLGLAAAGAFALGLAACSPAADGPDEPGGDDLTTIGFVAVGPEGAWREANEQNIQDTFTKDAGFDLKYAPATNLDQKSQIDAFTSFVDEGVDVILLSATEATGWEDSLKRAQEAEIPVILLDRGIEPNDTDLYVTRIAPDNIEVSKSVANWALEAFPDGGNYFVLEGPAGVSVVNERNEGWDEVIGGESSFVKVGAQTANWSTEEAKSVFETVLKSNNNDIQLVFAQNDEMGLGAVQAVEEAGLVPGVDVKIATIDGTKSALQALADGKLSFVAEYNPLFGETALDVVSTILDGGSVESYIIVPSETFDSPEAAATALPDRKF; from the coding sequence ATGTCCGCAAAGAGGCGATTCACCAAGGTTCTGGGCCTCGCGGCCGCCGGCGCGTTCGCGTTGGGACTGGCCGCGTGCTCGCCGGCCGCCGACGGTCCCGACGAGCCCGGGGGTGACGACCTGACGACCATCGGCTTCGTCGCCGTCGGCCCCGAGGGCGCGTGGCGAGAGGCGAACGAGCAGAACATCCAGGACACGTTCACCAAGGACGCCGGCTTCGACCTGAAGTACGCACCCGCGACCAACCTCGACCAGAAGTCGCAGATCGACGCATTCACGTCCTTCGTCGATGAGGGCGTCGACGTGATCCTGCTGTCCGCGACCGAGGCCACCGGTTGGGAGGACTCGCTCAAGCGCGCACAGGAGGCCGAGATCCCGGTCATCCTGCTCGACCGCGGCATCGAGCCCAACGACACCGACCTCTACGTCACTCGCATCGCCCCCGACAACATCGAGGTGTCGAAGTCGGTCGCCAACTGGGCGCTCGAGGCGTTCCCCGACGGCGGCAACTACTTCGTGCTCGAGGGTCCGGCCGGCGTCTCGGTCGTGAACGAGCGCAATGAAGGCTGGGACGAAGTGATCGGCGGCGAATCGTCGTTCGTGAAGGTCGGCGCGCAGACCGCCAACTGGTCGACCGAAGAGGCCAAGAGCGTGTTCGAGACGGTGCTGAAGTCGAACAACAACGACATCCAGCTCGTGTTCGCACAGAACGACGAGATGGGTCTCGGCGCGGTGCAGGCCGTCGAGGAGGCCGGGCTCGTCCCGGGCGTCGATGTGAAGATCGCGACGATCGACGGCACGAAGTCGGCGCTCCAGGCGCTCGCAGACGGCAAGCTGAGCTTCGTCGCCGAGTACAACCCCCTGTTCGGTGAGACCGCTCTCGACGTCGTCAGCACCATCCTCGACGGCGGCTCGGTCGAGTCGTACATCATCGTCCCGAGCGAGACCTTCGACTCGCCCGAGGCGGCTGCGACGGCCCTACCCGATCGCAAGTTCTAA
- a CDS encoding ABC transporter permease: MTITTLPPHASEQPTESGFRHWMRLHLDLLPTAAAVVIFIGMIIYGEIAYGRIVQASTVSNLLINNAHLIILAVGLTFVILTGGIDLSVGAIIAFSSVAGVMLINAGWNPWLAVLIMIVSGSAFGAVSGILIQYYNVQPFIATLAMMFLGRGLASMLSTVPQRIGDDSPVRILAAQMKLIDGPKVNDLVVTPGVIIAFGIVIIAFFVLHRTRMGRTVYAIGGSEQSAGLMGLPVPKTKVWVYVISGTLAGIAAVVYTARLGSAQNITGIGWELDAIAATVIGGTLLTGGVGFVLGSVIGALVLGLMNVLITRDGGIPPEATTIITGGILLVFVLLQRAVLARRRE, encoded by the coding sequence ATGACCATTACCACCCTCCCTCCGCACGCCAGTGAACAGCCGACCGAATCCGGCTTCCGCCACTGGATGAGACTGCACTTGGATCTGCTGCCCACGGCGGCTGCGGTCGTGATCTTCATCGGGATGATCATCTACGGCGAGATCGCCTATGGGCGCATCGTGCAGGCCAGCACCGTGTCCAACCTGCTGATCAACAACGCGCACCTCATCATCCTCGCGGTCGGTCTCACCTTCGTGATCTTGACGGGCGGCATCGACCTCTCCGTGGGCGCCATCATCGCGTTCAGCAGCGTCGCCGGCGTCATGCTGATCAACGCCGGATGGAACCCGTGGCTCGCCGTGCTGATCATGATCGTGAGCGGCTCGGCCTTCGGAGCCGTCTCGGGAATTCTGATCCAGTACTACAACGTGCAGCCGTTCATTGCGACGCTCGCGATGATGTTCCTCGGTCGGGGCCTGGCCTCGATGCTGAGCACGGTACCCCAGCGAATCGGCGATGACTCGCCGGTCAGGATCCTCGCCGCGCAGATGAAGCTCATCGACGGACCGAAGGTCAACGACCTCGTCGTGACACCAGGTGTCATCATCGCCTTCGGGATCGTGATCATCGCCTTCTTCGTGCTCCACCGAACCCGCATGGGCCGCACGGTCTACGCGATCGGCGGATCCGAGCAGTCGGCCGGGCTCATGGGGCTTCCTGTGCCGAAGACGAAGGTGTGGGTCTACGTCATCAGCGGCACGCTCGCCGGCATCGCCGCGGTCGTCTACACCGCCCGGCTGGGCAGCGCTCAGAACATCACCGGCATCGGGTGGGAGCTCGACGCGATCGCCGCGACGGTGATCGGTGGCACGCTCCTCACCGGTGGAGTCGGCTTCGTGCTCGGCTCGGTGATCGGTGCGCTCGTGCTCGGTCTCATGAATGTGCTGATCACCCGCGATGGCGGCATTCCGCCCGAGGCCACCACCATCATCACCGGCGGAATCCTGCTGGTGTTCGTGCTCCTCCAGCGTGCCGTGCTCGCGCGCAGACGAGAGTGA